The proteins below are encoded in one region of Oreochromis niloticus isolate F11D_XX linkage group LG6, O_niloticus_UMD_NMBU, whole genome shotgun sequence:
- the gemin6 gene encoding LOW QUALITY PROTEIN: gem-associated protein 6 (The sequence of the model RefSeq protein was modified relative to this genomic sequence to represent the inferred CDS: inserted 1 base in 1 codon), producing the protein MMQCGWPLMGPLRWLHYVNKEVKVRAGKGEEHRGWLLSVDPVSASVVLVSFGEAVAVRVVMGHAVEAVEVLRAADDETAKRLRSVFLPPPSPCLDPKELRQRRDALRQWLQENRIPVEEEGXELKVAGVLTIAAPYSGQDCRSSNQIILDRIQRLVGIQDCTNQRLPL; encoded by the exons ATGATGCAGTGCGGCTGGCCCCTCATGGGTCCGCTCAGGTGGCTTCACTACGTCAACAAAGAGGTGAAGGTGAGAGCGGGAAAAGGCGAGGAGCACCGCGGCTGGCTGCTGAGCGTGGACCCGGTGTCCGCCAG TGTGGTCCTGGTGTCCTTCGGTGAGGCGGTGGCGGTGCGGGTGGTGATGGGTCACGCCGTGGAGGCGGTGGAGGTCCTGCGAGCGGCTGATGATGAGACGGCGAAGCGTCTGCGGTCGGTCTTCCTTCCCCCGCCGTCCCCTTGCCTGGACCCCAAGGAGCTGCGTCAGCGGAGAGATGCCTTGCGGCAGTGGCTGCAGGAGAACCGGATCCccgtggaggaggagg aggagcTGAAAGTGGCGGGCGTCCTGACGATTGCTGCGCCCTATAGTGGCCAGGACTGCAGGAGCTCCAACCAGATCATCCTGGACCGGATCCAGAGACTCGTCGGGATCCAGGACTGTACCAATCAGAGGTTGCCACTCTGA